The following is a genomic window from Bombus fervidus isolate BK054 chromosome 15, iyBomFerv1, whole genome shotgun sequence.
TGTTTTACCGTAATGAACAATAGCCCCACGGAACGTTCCGACTTGAAAGATGTATTGTGGCAGTTAAGAGTCTCTACAGTAAAGGAAAAAATGCAAAATCGTATGACGGCAATTAACGGTTCCTTGGGATTATTGCGGGTCCGAGCAAGTATGTTTACACAGCTGCCGATCATCTTGTGCGAAGGATGGACGAGAACATGTGGTTGGATCGCGGGATGTAACAAGAAAAAAGTTCTATCATCGATGATGGTTATTGgtaataaaaaacattttaatcCTTTATTACGTTTATTTGTAACcagaatgtttaaaaattatcttttcttAATCATTTAGTTTTTTGAAGAGTTTGGTTGAGGATTTAGTGATCACTACCTTCTGTTTAtcacaaaggatataacctagcaaacacgacgatggtaccccgctgggggtagccacccacatgctatattttattttgtttttctttttttattcacctCCATctagatataatactttaccaaatgtccttctggacaaattgtaaaatccaaataaataattaaaaaaaaaaaaaaagaactgcCTTCTGTTTAAATCAAAATCACGTTTTTGCTAAGGAAATTTCTCacaaaaatttcaagaataaCTGTAATTTTTGGTTCGTGCATGTTTCATCGAAGAAACTAAATACTTATTTTACTCTACTTATGAGCTATGAGTAGGCGAGTGTAATGAAAAGAAGACGGAACACTTACGTCGAAAGAAACAGACAAAATTCTCCAACCAACCATGCTGACGAACGACATGACTAAACTGGCGAGGTATCCTCCACCAGAGATGGTCATTTTAGCAGTTGCTGTTGTGCACATCAAAGAGCCAAGCACCAAGCAGATTATTCGATACCAGTTGGCGTTTTTCTAATTCGTTGAACACCGATAGAGGAACAGGGAGAGGGGAAGGAAAGTGAAAGAAAGGATACTCACGTGGCTACGATGAGGGATAAATATGAAGCAGATACCTAGAAAAGTTCCTGCCATAATGCCCAATATCGAATCGCGAATACCAATGGATAATATGTAATACCACCATTTGCTTCTATCCTCGTCTGaaaaacaattataattatcgatcATTTATTGCAGACGAAAATTCGCCTTCATAACAGACGtgaatgttaaaattaatgaaaatggtGATCAAAAGACGCGAAAAATATAGGCAcgtaaagaagaagagaatttCATTGCGTATATCGAATTGATGTTATTATACAAACATAATTCTTACAAAgataattcttaaattataCGATCATACCGTTGGCGAAGACGAACGAGTAGCAAATCGTGAACAGGGAGATAACATGCACAACGTCGATACAGGCAGCAGTGGAAAGAATCGTAGCGAGCCCATGGTCTTCGCCATAACCATGTTCAGCCAAAGCCAGGATAGAGTTCATGATTAACACTGGCGACATACAGCCGAGTATTGTTCTTTGCACAAATATAAGTTGataatagaaatgaaaaatagtcGGTAATCTACAAGTAAACGGGCAACGTGGCGCGAAGAGGGAAAAAGGGCATATTTCTAGCAGAACcgtatttggtaaaatataatatactttgtaatattgtatttcaattaAGAGGGATTTTCTGCAATGAGAAAGCAGTTTCACTTTCCAGTAATTTGTGTAAACCAATAAAAAAACCAACTCAAAATCATTTTGCATATTCTAGCATGCTATAATTTCATAGTGAACTAATTTAGTTTGGGAcaagattttatttaattactccgTTGTGACATGCATATACGATTCTTACTATGTGCACATCGCTGACACTGACATCGATTGCGTTCATCAATATTTGTACGTATTAATAAATGCGAGTCTTTATTATACACATAACAAAACACACACCGTTAATTGCTcattttctgtttaataaaaataggatatgaaaattaacgatgtataaatatatcgtaatttgtaaaacatGGCTGTGCCAGGTATctggtaaaaaagaaaaagatattgtcTTGTTTTAGACTGATCACTCACCCAGCCATAAAGGACCAGTCCCAGTGATAGGACAGAATGTATCTGCAACATATAGAGAGAACGAGCACTTCGATCGAGGAAGGAATGATGGCCAGCATCATTATGAAAATCGTATGTTTTCCCAAACTGGTAGTTGACAGCTGAAGTCCAGCGCGTATCATGATAAAGGTTAGGCAAAATGTTCTGATCTTAGAGGTTGTCACTGCACCGAGTTCCTCGTGAATATTGTAAAGTCCAGAATTGCGAACTATTATACCGGCGACTAGCATGCCGAACACCGGTGGAATTCTTAAGTAAGGAATTGATGACAAGCTCCAGCCGAGCCAGGCTGAGAATAACGCGAGAGTGTATAAACCGAAACCGTCGTTTGTCGGTAACATCGTGTCGcccagtataaaatataaaaccgCCCAACCCATCCACATTATGAACACGATAGTCAttaaatggaataattttgcCCAAGTGATAAATTTGTATCCGAAACACTGTGAAATAGGCTTTATTACGATTGCGTTGCGTATCAAAGGAGGAAATATGGTTATTCGATGACAAAACGTGATATCCTCATATTCGTCTTGTAGCTCATTATCCATTTTTTACAATCttcgtttctattttcttcaaattttagtCCTTTACTTTACTGATATTATCGTAATCTTTCtagtttcgatcgatcgaatcctGATTCAGTCGATTAACACAGGAACTGATTATTCTTTCCACGTATAGTAATCGTGACACTGTGACATCGAGGTTAAGCTTTTCTTCGATTGTTTTCTTCCGCTTTGAACGGTACTGATCGATACTTGCTTGCATCGAGTGTCGATAACCATAGTCGATTTGTGCTTTCTAAGATTCGTTCAGATTGTGTGCCTCACAAGATTGAACTAATATTATTCATGATATTTCACAAATTACAAACTACAGATTGTTATTAGTATCAATACAGTTTACTTACATTAATATTCGGACATAGCGCTATCTCTGTATTTGTTAGAAAAAAAGTGATTTGATTTTGATCGATTTGTGCTGGTTTTTATTGGTTTACCCAAATTACCGGAAGATGGTCTCTTGTTGtagaatgataaaaaaaagtttataaCCTTTAATATGTTATTTGTAAATTCACTAATATTTGTAGTTAGTAAATTATTGTGCAGGAAAACTCTGCCGATCAAAAAGTCGACTCGCAATGAAATTCGATCGTTTTTCACGGAAAATGGTAGTTCCATCAgcgcttctttttttcgtcGGTTTAGTTCGACAAGAAGGACGCGTTCTCTTGGCTTTTCTTGCAAAATCTTCCTCGGCTTCTGTTGGTCGGTCCCACTTGGCCTCCCTCCTCTTTCCTTTTGTCCCACTTACCTCGACCTGAGTTCGCGCCTGAGTTGCGACACAAGTTccatcttccttttcttccctttGCCTTCCAAAATATACCGCCAACTGTGCAATCGTCACGTCTGAAATTTTTCCTTAAAAGCTCATGCAGCAGACACATTCAATGATGTACGTAACTGTGtgtcaaat
Proteins encoded in this region:
- the LOC139994771 gene encoding sodium/hydrogen exchanger 9B1, with product MDNELQDEYEDITFCHRITIFPPLIRNAIVIKPISQCFGYKFITWAKLFHLMTIVFIMWMGWAVLYFILGDTMLPTNDGFGLYTLALFSAWLGWSLSSIPYLRIPPVFGMLVAGIIVRNSGLYNIHEELGAVTTSKIRTFCLTFIMIRAGLQLSTTSLGKHTIFIMMLAIIPSSIEVLVLSICCRYILSYHWDWSFMAGTILGCMSPVLIMNSILALAEHGYGEDHGLATILSTAACIDVVHVISLFTICYSFVFANDEDRSKWWYYILSIGIRDSILGIMAGTFLGICFIFIPHRSHKNANWYRIICLVLGSLMCTTATAKMTISGGGYLASLVMSFVSMVGWRILSVSFDTTSFRRVTHTLWQLVQPILVGVIGADIEFVNWSVSRFGLYISCILIGLMGRSAATYLATWRTPLTWKERLFVVVCWLPKGTIQAALGPMAYEHLRNGDESEELQMAMDIVKVSVVTILFLSPIGASLISYTGPILLVQTTVEQRQRDRELSYLRILSFLPMSEQIHQQNP